In Nonomuraea sp. NBC_00507, the following are encoded in one genomic region:
- a CDS encoding formate dehydrogenase accessory protein FdhE domain-containing protein has product MFARDRARAGELRERYPHAAEVFGLYLALVETWESVGDRVPSDGAVEWAHVHVLPRVIEATAAHGPPLLAAAVRIAVGNGLLAPASRAGPPTAPNGPPGTATGSGGGGLLHAWLAGEELTPIERYLARATLRVVPLATPPAHEAGRCPACGGAPQLSYRTAGDDPLVSGRRMLQCARCAHEWSFSATTCPQCGETGKRTVHAEAATSGGEEPRVGRGIAAGDALFPHLSAESCETCRGYLIDVDLGRDPHAVPHVDELAAVPIDLHMADHGYTKITPNLMGF; this is encoded by the coding sequence ATGTTCGCCAGGGACCGGGCACGGGCGGGGGAGCTGCGCGAGCGGTATCCGCACGCGGCCGAGGTGTTCGGGCTGTACCTGGCGCTGGTGGAGACGTGGGAGTCGGTGGGCGACCGCGTCCCGTCCGATGGGGCCGTGGAGTGGGCGCACGTGCACGTGCTGCCCCGCGTCATCGAGGCGACCGCCGCTCACGGCCCCCCGCTCCTGGCGGCCGCGGTCCGCATCGCCGTCGGCAACGGCCTCCTGGCCCCGGCCTCGCGCGCCGGCCCGCCCACCGCCCCCAACGGACCGCCCGGGACGGCCACGGGCTCGGGCGGCGGCGGCCTGCTGCACGCCTGGCTCGCGGGCGAGGAGTTGACGCCCATCGAGCGCTACCTCGCGCGCGCCACGCTACGTGTCGTCCCACTCGCCACGCCGCCCGCCCACGAAGCGGGGCGCTGTCCCGCGTGTGGCGGGGCGCCGCAGCTCAGCTACCGCACGGCCGGAGACGACCCGCTCGTCAGCGGCCGCCGCATGCTGCAATGCGCGCGCTGCGCCCACGAGTGGAGCTTCTCCGCCACCACCTGCCCCCAGTGCGGTGAGACCGGCAAACGCACCGTCCACGCAGAAGCCGCGACGTCCGGCGGCGAGGAACCGCGGGTCGGCCGGGGGATCGCCGCGGGCGACGCGTTGTTCCCTCACCTCAGCGCCGAATCGTGCGAGACCTGCCGCGGCTACCTCATCGACGTCGACCTCGGCCGCGACCCCCACGCCGTACCGCACGTGGACGAGCTGGCCGCCGTGCCCATCGACCTGCACATGGCCGACCACGGCTACACCAAGATCACGCCCAATCTGATGGGGTTCTGA
- the fdnG gene encoding formate dehydrogenase-N subunit alpha — protein sequence MVSLAATFGRGAMTNHWRDIRHADLILVNGANPAEAHPVGFRWLMRAKLDRGAKIIHADPRFTRTSAVADTYIRIRTGTDVAYFGGLINYVLTNRLYHDDYVRWATNAGFVVKDGYAFHDGMFNGFDQEQGVYNTKLWAYETDDEGHARVDLDHPRSVLNLLRAHYQRYDPDTVARITGIPREQFLQVARQVGEMGRPDKVMTIVYAVGLTHHTTGVQLIRSGALLQLLLGNMGRPGGGMNAERGHANIQGNTDHAISWDILPGYLRIPAPGQEDINAYLGESASVKLHPRAVNFFGENYRRYLVSLLKAWYGDAATKDNEFAFDYLPKPAANASWISIFDQALRGKMQGIMLSGMTATSIGPDSNQVIQALTNLKWLCVMDPFATTSSEFWQAPGMDPAKIQTEVFMLPATHWIEKDGSFTNSGRWVQWKDQVLPPEGEARHDHWILAELFLRVRDLYEAQGGKFPDPVLKMALPYANPRKPELDEIAQEINGRDLRTGKRLSTFVDLKDDGTTSAGDWIYTGHYPEEGNLAKRRDGVQDPAKNDPSGMGFYPNWAWSWPANRRVLYNRASADESGRPWDPSRPGIAWENGKWVGDVPDYPPTSGPGPDAPLPFIMTGEGVGRLFSNAVADGPFPEHYEPIESPIANPLHPQVSATPVAFRYDERAGRPNRFGTVADYPYVATSYRLTEHEHYVTQNVEHLVQLQPEAFVEVPAALAREKGISTGDRVRVSSRRGKLEVRAVVTSRLGPLDIDGRRVYQIGIPIHWGFVGINTGQHWLANALTPFVGDASARTPEYKAFLVNIEKL from the coding sequence GTGGTCAGTTTGGCTGCCACGTTCGGCCGAGGGGCCATGACCAATCATTGGCGTGACATCAGGCACGCCGATCTGATCCTCGTCAACGGCGCCAACCCGGCCGAAGCCCACCCGGTGGGCTTCCGCTGGCTCATGCGGGCCAAGCTCGACCGAGGCGCGAAGATCATCCATGCGGATCCGCGGTTCACGCGGACCTCGGCGGTCGCGGACACGTATATCAGGATTCGGACCGGCACCGACGTGGCCTACTTCGGCGGCCTCATCAACTATGTGCTGACGAATCGGCTCTATCACGACGACTACGTCAGGTGGGCCACCAACGCCGGCTTCGTGGTCAAGGACGGGTACGCCTTCCATGACGGCATGTTCAACGGCTTCGACCAGGAGCAGGGCGTCTACAACACCAAGCTCTGGGCGTACGAGACCGATGACGAGGGCCACGCCAGGGTCGACCTCGACCACCCGCGCTCGGTGCTCAACCTGCTGCGCGCCCACTACCAGCGCTACGACCCCGACACCGTCGCCCGCATCACCGGCATCCCGCGCGAGCAGTTCCTCCAGGTGGCCAGGCAGGTCGGCGAGATGGGCCGCCCGGACAAGGTCATGACCATCGTGTACGCCGTCGGCCTCACCCACCACACCACCGGCGTGCAGCTCATCCGCTCGGGTGCCCTCCTGCAACTGCTGCTCGGCAACATGGGCCGCCCCGGCGGCGGCATGAACGCCGAACGCGGCCACGCCAACATCCAGGGCAACACCGACCACGCCATCTCCTGGGACATCCTGCCCGGCTACCTCCGCATCCCTGCCCCGGGTCAGGAGGACATCAACGCCTACCTGGGCGAGAGCGCCAGCGTCAAGCTGCACCCCAGGGCGGTGAACTTCTTCGGCGAGAACTACCGCCGCTACCTCGTCAGCCTCCTCAAAGCCTGGTACGGCGACGCCGCCACGAAGGACAACGAGTTCGCCTTCGACTACCTGCCCAAGCCCGCCGCCAACGCCTCCTGGATCTCGATCTTCGACCAGGCGCTGCGCGGCAAGATGCAGGGCATCATGTTGTCCGGGATGACGGCGACCAGCATCGGCCCCGACTCCAACCAGGTGATCCAGGCCCTGACGAACCTCAAGTGGCTGTGCGTGATGGACCCGTTCGCCACCACCAGCTCCGAGTTCTGGCAGGCCCCCGGCATGGACCCGGCGAAGATCCAGACCGAGGTGTTCATGCTCCCCGCCACCCACTGGATCGAGAAGGACGGCTCGTTCACCAACAGCGGCCGCTGGGTGCAGTGGAAGGACCAGGTGCTGCCGCCGGAGGGTGAGGCCCGGCACGACCACTGGATACTCGCCGAGCTGTTCCTGCGGGTCAGGGACCTGTACGAGGCCCAGGGCGGGAAGTTCCCCGACCCCGTGCTGAAGATGGCGCTGCCGTACGCCAACCCGCGCAAACCCGAGCTGGACGAGATCGCGCAGGAGATCAACGGCCGCGACCTGCGGACCGGCAAACGCCTGTCCACCTTCGTCGACCTCAAGGACGACGGCACCACCAGCGCGGGTGACTGGATCTACACCGGCCACTACCCGGAGGAGGGCAACCTGGCCAAGCGGCGCGACGGCGTGCAGGACCCGGCCAAGAACGACCCCAGCGGCATGGGCTTCTACCCGAACTGGGCGTGGAGCTGGCCCGCCAACCGCCGCGTCCTCTACAACCGCGCCTCCGCCGATGAGAGCGGGCGGCCGTGGGACCCGTCGCGCCCCGGCATAGCCTGGGAGAACGGCAAGTGGGTGGGCGACGTGCCCGACTACCCGCCGACGTCAGGGCCCGGCCCTGACGCGCCGCTGCCCTTCATCATGACGGGTGAGGGCGTGGGCCGCCTGTTCAGCAACGCGGTGGCGGACGGGCCGTTCCCCGAGCACTACGAGCCCATCGAGTCGCCCATCGCCAATCCGCTGCACCCGCAGGTGTCGGCGACGCCGGTGGCCTTCAGGTACGACGAGCGGGCCGGGCGGCCCAACCGGTTCGGCACGGTGGCCGACTATCCGTATGTGGCGACCTCGTACCGGCTGACCGAGCACGAGCACTACGTCACCCAGAACGTCGAGCACCTGGTCCAGCTGCAGCCGGAGGCGTTCGTCGAGGTGCCGGCCGCGCTGGCGCGCGAGAAGGGCATCTCGACGGGTGACCGGGTGCGGGTGTCGTCCCGGCGCGGCAAGCTCGAGGTGCGGGCGGTGGTGACCAGCCGGCTCGGGCCGCTCGACATCGACGGCCGCAGGGTCTACCAGATCGGCATCCCCATCCACTGGGGGTTCGTGGGCATCAACACCGGGCAGCACTGGCTGGCCAACGCCCTCACCCCGTTCGTGGGGGATGCGAGCGCGCGGACGCCGGAGTACAAGGCGTTCCTGGTGAACATCGAGAAGCTCTGA
- a CDS encoding LLM class flavin-dependent oxidoreductase — protein MTERVKVGVVLPRPSDDPGEWLSDAVAFEAAGADALWVEHGAAPSLDPLTLTAALAALTYRSILVVAVPPTPAPQVLATVERLSRGRLTLIAGAEADGESRVRHSGDGTYEEDGAGRWVSVAVPPGRAAWRETLRLAAERGDHGVLVPADARLLDLLRNPEDPGGRHDLQLAQG, from the coding sequence ATGACTGAGCGGGTGAAGGTCGGGGTCGTGCTGCCGAGGCCGTCGGACGATCCGGGGGAGTGGCTGTCCGACGCGGTGGCGTTCGAGGCGGCCGGGGCCGACGCCCTGTGGGTGGAGCACGGTGCGGCGCCGTCACTCGATCCGCTCACGCTGACCGCCGCGCTCGCCGCGCTGACCTACCGATCGATCCTGGTCGTGGCCGTGCCCCCCACTCCCGCGCCGCAGGTGCTGGCGACGGTGGAGCGGTTGAGCCGCGGACGGCTCACTCTCATCGCCGGTGCCGAGGCGGACGGGGAGAGCCGCGTGCGGCACAGCGGCGACGGCACGTACGAAGAGGACGGGGCAGGGCGGTGGGTGTCCGTCGCCGTGCCGCCCGGGCGGGCCGCCTGGCGGGAGACGCTGCGCCTGGCGGCCGAACGCGGCGATCACGGCGTGCTGGTGCCGGCCGATGCGAGACTGCTCGACCTTTTGCGCAACCCCGAGGATCCGGGCGGCCGCCACGACCTTCAACTGGCCCAGGGCTAG
- the selB gene encoding selenocysteine-specific translation elongation factor, producing MYVISTAGHVDHGKSTLVRALTGIEPDRWAEERRRGMTIDLGFAWTTLPSGRRLAFVDVPGHERFVTNMLAGLGPVPAVMFVLAADQGWQAQSQEHWEAIEALGVERGLLVVTRCDLMDPALAVEEARERIPSWPVVTVSGATGEGLDDLRRGLDLLVSSLPPPDPRAPVRLWIDRAFTITGAGTVVTGTLAAGTLRAGDTLVLDGERVRVKAVQVTGEPVDEVTATARVAVNLRGVERDRVLRGTTLLTPDAWIETGVVDARLDGWPPPREAVLHMGSASVPVRIRPFSDRTRAARLTLAPALPLRVGDRALLRCSGRPITSVLVLDVRPPELRRRGAAAERAAELAPFAVPAAELAPFAVPEHHGGQAREPASRVPDAATVLGWRGVVRRSELAAMGCDPGGLDVPGAGDWMVDPASWASLAERLRAVVAEQPGIPVDAARTALGLPARDLVEALVESCPPLHVSDGRIDGEGVPADVVGAVERLRAELAGAPYLAPEAARLPELGLGRRAVALAARAGLVLRLADGVVLLPGADTEAVRLLAKLPQPFTASDARAALQTNRRVVIPLLEHLDRLHLTRRIDDRLRVVVDRERHDD from the coding sequence ATGTACGTGATCTCTACGGCCGGGCACGTCGACCACGGCAAGTCCACGCTGGTCCGCGCGCTCACCGGCATCGAACCCGACCGGTGGGCCGAGGAACGCCGCCGCGGCATGACCATCGACCTCGGCTTCGCCTGGACCACGCTGCCGTCGGGCCGCCGCCTGGCCTTCGTGGACGTGCCGGGGCACGAGCGGTTCGTCACGAACATGCTGGCCGGGCTGGGCCCGGTGCCGGCCGTGATGTTCGTCCTGGCCGCCGACCAGGGCTGGCAGGCCCAGTCCCAGGAGCACTGGGAGGCGATCGAGGCGCTCGGCGTGGAGCGGGGCCTGCTGGTGGTCACCCGGTGCGACCTCATGGATCCCGCGCTGGCGGTGGAGGAGGCCCGCGAGCGGATCCCCTCCTGGCCCGTCGTCACGGTGAGTGGCGCCACGGGCGAAGGGCTCGACGACCTGCGCCGCGGGCTCGACCTGCTGGTCTCCTCCCTTCCGCCGCCCGACCCCCGGGCGCCGGTGCGGCTGTGGATCGACCGGGCCTTCACGATCACGGGCGCGGGCACGGTGGTCACCGGCACGCTCGCCGCCGGCACGCTGCGGGCCGGTGACACCCTCGTCCTGGACGGCGAACGGGTACGGGTCAAGGCGGTGCAGGTCACGGGCGAGCCGGTGGACGAGGTCACGGCCACCGCCCGCGTCGCGGTCAACCTGCGCGGCGTCGAACGCGACCGCGTGCTCCGCGGCACGACGCTGCTCACGCCCGACGCCTGGATCGAGACCGGCGTGGTGGACGCGCGACTGGACGGCTGGCCGCCGCCGCGTGAGGCCGTCCTGCACATGGGGTCGGCCTCCGTGCCGGTACGCATCCGCCCCTTCTCCGATCGCACGAGGGCCGCGCGGCTGACACTGGCGCCGGCGCTCCCGCTGCGTGTCGGTGACCGGGCCCTGCTGCGCTGTTCAGGACGGCCGATCACGAGCGTGCTGGTGCTCGACGTGCGGCCACCGGAGCTGCGCCGCCGAGGCGCGGCCGCGGAACGGGCCGCGGAGCTCGCGCCTTTCGCCGTCCCCGCCGCGGAGCTCGCGCCCTTCGCCGTCCCCGAGCACCACGGCGGCCAGGCACGTGAGCCGGCGAGCCGGGTGCCCGATGCGGCCACCGTGCTGGGCTGGCGCGGGGTGGTGCGGCGGTCCGAGCTGGCCGCGATGGGGTGCGATCCGGGCGGGCTCGACGTGCCCGGCGCCGGTGACTGGATGGTCGACCCCGCGTCGTGGGCGAGCCTGGCGGAGCGGCTCAGGGCGGTTGTGGCCGAACAGCCGGGCATCCCGGTGGACGCCGCGCGCACCGCGCTCGGCCTCCCGGCGCGGGACCTGGTCGAGGCGCTGGTCGAGAGCTGCCCGCCGCTGCACGTGTCCGATGGCCGCATCGACGGCGAGGGCGTGCCGGCGGACGTCGTCGGCGCCGTCGAGCGGTTGCGTGCCGAGCTGGCCGGGGCGCCGTACCTCGCGCCGGAGGCGGCGCGGCTGCCCGAGCTCGGCCTCGGCAGGCGGGCGGTCGCGCTGGCCGCGCGGGCCGGACTGGTGTTGCGCCTCGCCGACGGTGTGGTGCTCCTGCCCGGCGCCGACACTGAGGCGGTACGGCTGCTGGCGAAGCTGCCGCAGCCGTTCACGGCGAGCGACGCGCGGGCCGCGCTCCAGACCAACCGGCGGGTCGTGATCCCGCTGCTGGAGCACCTCGACAGGCTCCATCTCACCCGCAGGATCGACGACCGGCTGAGGGTCGTCGTGGACAGGGAGCGGCACGATGACTGA
- the selA gene encoding L-seryl-tRNA(Sec) selenium transferase — protein sequence MGDDPRRRIPRTDTVLADPRVVEAARGAGRAVAKAAVVAAQQRAREGRIAPEDVVAATVSALTDGPRRVINATGVLVHTNLGRAPLSPAAVEAMSTVAGCTDVEFDLVTGERARRGRAALAALAAAVPDAEDVHVVNNNAAALVLAATALAAGREIVVSRGEMVEIGDGFRLPDLLESTGARLREVGTTNRTHARDYADAIGDGTGFVLKVHPSNFRVEGFTAAASVAELSTLPVPVVVDVGSGLLAPDPLLPDEPDVGTALRDGAALVTASGDKLLGGPQAGLILGRADLVRRLRRHPLARALRVDKLTLAALEATLRSDPPVRLALHADLDRLRRRAHRLAALLCTGDRHDGREPGGAERVACEVVESVAVVGGGGAPGHELPSVALALPERLALPLRLGAPAVVGRVAGGRLLLDLRSVPPELDEELTEAVRACT from the coding sequence ATGGGCGATGATCCGCGCCGCCGGATCCCGCGTACCGACACCGTCCTGGCCGACCCCCGGGTGGTCGAGGCGGCCAGGGGCGCAGGCCGGGCCGTCGCCAAGGCCGCGGTTGTCGCCGCGCAGCAGCGGGCCAGGGAGGGCCGGATCGCACCGGAGGACGTCGTCGCGGCCACCGTGTCCGCCTTGACCGACGGCCCCCGCCGGGTGATCAACGCCACGGGTGTGCTCGTGCACACCAACCTGGGCCGGGCTCCGCTCTCGCCCGCCGCCGTCGAGGCGATGAGCACGGTGGCCGGGTGCACGGACGTCGAGTTCGACCTGGTGACGGGGGAGCGGGCGCGGCGCGGGCGGGCTGCGCTGGCCGCGCTGGCGGCGGCCGTTCCTGACGCGGAGGACGTGCACGTCGTCAACAACAACGCGGCGGCGCTGGTGCTGGCGGCGACCGCGCTGGCGGCCGGGCGGGAGATCGTCGTCAGCCGCGGCGAGATGGTGGAGATCGGGGACGGATTCCGCCTCCCCGACCTGCTCGAATCCACGGGCGCTCGGCTGCGCGAGGTCGGGACCACCAACCGCACCCATGCCCGCGACTACGCCGACGCCATCGGCGACGGAACCGGGTTCGTGCTGAAGGTCCACCCGTCCAACTTCCGCGTCGAGGGCTTCACCGCCGCCGCCTCGGTCGCCGAGCTGAGCACGCTGCCGGTGCCCGTGGTGGTCGACGTCGGCTCGGGGCTGCTCGCCCCGGATCCGCTGCTCCCGGACGAGCCCGACGTCGGCACGGCGCTGCGCGATGGCGCCGCGCTGGTGACGGCCAGCGGCGACAAGCTGCTCGGCGGGCCGCAGGCAGGGCTGATCCTGGGCCGCGCCGACCTGGTGCGGCGCCTGCGCCGCCATCCGCTCGCTCGCGCCTTGCGCGTGGACAAGCTGACCCTTGCCGCCCTGGAGGCGACGCTCCGCTCGGACCCACCGGTACGGCTCGCGCTGCACGCCGACCTCGACCGGCTACGCCGCCGTGCCCACCGCCTGGCCGCGCTCCTGTGCACGGGCGATCGGCACGATGGGCGCGAGCCAGGCGGGGCGGAGCGGGTGGCGTGTGAGGTGGTCGAGAGCGTGGCCGTCGTGGGCGGCGGGGGAGCACCCGGCCACGAGTTGCCGAGCGTCGCGCTCGCCCTGCCCGAACGGCTGGCGCTCCCGCTCCGCCTGGGCGCCCCCGCCGTGGTCGGCCGGGTGGCAGGCGGCCGGCTCCTCCTCGACCTGCGCTCCGTGCCGCCCGAACTGGACGAGGAGCTGACGGAGGCGGTGCGCGCATGTACGTGA
- a CDS encoding alpha/beta hydrolase: MTSLTRTALVIVAVVFLLLGLLWLFQRQLIYLPDRSTVPPAGKVIPGARDVSLTTGDGLRLGAWYVPGDRDVTVLIAGGNAGNRLHRAPLARALAAHGLPVLLMDYRGYGGNPGTPTEEGLHLDVRAARAFLGDARVIYFGESLGAGVVTRLALEQPPQGLVLRSPFTDLAAAGQANYPFLPVRLLLRDRYPVSERIAAVRAPTVVVYGTRDTIVPARLSRAVAEAAGGRVTTVEMTGAGHNDLSMLTGDELIRAVVKLAEGI; encoded by the coding sequence GTGACGTCGCTGACGCGGACCGCTCTTGTGATCGTCGCGGTGGTGTTCCTGCTGCTCGGACTGCTGTGGTTGTTCCAGCGGCAGCTGATCTACCTGCCTGACCGGTCCACTGTGCCGCCGGCCGGGAAGGTCATCCCGGGCGCGCGGGACGTCTCGCTCACGACGGGCGACGGGCTGCGCCTGGGCGCCTGGTACGTGCCCGGCGACCGCGACGTGACCGTGCTGATCGCGGGCGGGAACGCGGGCAACCGGCTGCACCGTGCGCCGCTGGCCAGGGCACTGGCGGCGCACGGGCTACCGGTGCTGCTCATGGACTACCGCGGCTACGGCGGCAACCCGGGCACTCCGACCGAGGAGGGGCTGCACCTCGACGTCCGCGCCGCCCGCGCGTTCCTCGGAGACGCGCGGGTGATCTACTTCGGCGAGAGCCTGGGCGCCGGGGTGGTGACCCGGCTGGCGCTGGAGCAGCCGCCCCAGGGGCTGGTGCTGCGCTCGCCCTTCACCGACCTGGCGGCGGCGGGGCAGGCCAACTACCCGTTCCTGCCGGTGCGGCTGCTGCTGCGGGATCGATACCCGGTGTCGGAGCGGATCGCGGCCGTGCGGGCGCCCACGGTGGTCGTGTACGGCACCCGCGACACGATCGTGCCGGCGCGGCTGAGCAGGGCGGTAGCCGAGGCGGCCGGGGGCCGGGTGACGACCGTGGAGATGACCGGGGCGGGGCACAACGATCTGTCCATGCTGACCGGCGACGAGCTGATCCGCGCCGTGGTGAAGCTGGCCGAGGGGATCTAG
- a CDS encoding metal-dependent hydrolase family protein, with the protein MNLLLRNALVLDVDSGEYAEGDLRCADGRVVEAGPGLRAPSDVRVLDVAGAYVVPGLIDAHVHVTALTADLGALGRMSPSYVAAHSARIMGEMLGRGFTTVRDVSGADHGLAEAQAEGLIRGPRLLFCGKGLSQTGGHADFRGRGEHVSDDHPCCAGVGRVADGVDAVRVAARDELRKGAHHIKVMASGGVASPTDRIDSTQYSMEELRAAVEEAGAANRYVAAHAYTARAVNRALEAGVRSIEHGNLIDDRSVELFREHDAFLVPTLVTYWALKEEGRAFGLSESSWRKVDEVLEAGLVALERAARGGVRLAYGTDLLGGMQRHQNHEFRLRREVQEPIDVLRAATAGAAELAGMTGEIGTLAVGAHADLLVLDGDPLEDIGVLADPKHIRHVVQAGAVVS; encoded by the coding sequence ATGAACCTGCTGCTGCGCAACGCCTTGGTGCTGGACGTCGACTCGGGTGAGTACGCCGAGGGGGACCTGCGGTGCGCGGACGGCCGCGTCGTCGAGGCGGGTCCCGGGCTGCGGGCACCGTCGGACGTGCGGGTGCTCGACGTGGCGGGCGCGTACGTCGTGCCCGGGCTGATCGACGCGCACGTGCACGTCACGGCCCTGACCGCGGACCTCGGTGCGCTCGGCCGCATGTCCCCGTCGTACGTGGCCGCGCACAGCGCCAGAATCATGGGCGAAATGCTCGGCCGCGGCTTCACCACGGTCCGCGACGTGTCCGGCGCCGACCACGGGCTGGCCGAAGCGCAGGCGGAAGGGCTGATCCGGGGGCCGCGGCTGCTGTTCTGCGGCAAAGGGCTGAGCCAGACCGGCGGCCACGCCGACTTCCGCGGCCGCGGCGAGCACGTGAGCGACGACCACCCGTGTTGCGCGGGCGTAGGGCGGGTCGCGGACGGGGTCGACGCGGTCCGCGTGGCCGCCCGCGACGAGCTGCGCAAGGGCGCCCACCACATCAAGGTCATGGCGTCCGGCGGGGTGGCCTCGCCGACCGATCGCATCGACTCGACCCAATACTCGATGGAGGAGCTGCGCGCGGCCGTCGAGGAGGCCGGGGCCGCCAACCGGTATGTGGCCGCGCACGCCTACACCGCCCGCGCCGTCAACCGGGCCCTGGAGGCCGGGGTGCGCTCCATCGAGCACGGCAACCTGATCGACGACCGCAGCGTGGAGTTGTTCCGCGAGCACGACGCGTTCCTGGTGCCGACGCTAGTGACGTACTGGGCGTTGAAGGAGGAGGGCCGGGCGTTCGGGCTTTCTGAGTCGAGCTGGCGCAAGGTCGACGAGGTGCTCGAGGCCGGGTTGGTCGCGCTGGAGCGGGCCGCGCGGGGCGGGGTGCGGCTGGCGTACGGGACGGACCTGCTCGGCGGCATGCAGCGGCACCAGAACCACGAGTTCCGCCTGCGACGGGAGGTGCAGGAGCCGATCGACGTGCTGCGGGCCGCCACGGCCGGCGCGGCCGAGCTGGCCGGGATGACAGGCGAGATCGGCACGCTGGCGGTCGGCGCGCACGCCGACCTACTGGTCCTCGACGGCGACCCCTTGGAGGACATCGGCGTGCTGGCCGACCCGAAGCACATCCGCCACGTCGTCCAGGCGGGCGCGGTCGTGTCGTAG
- a CDS encoding GAF domain-containing protein translates to MTVLEELESRVRKELGVRLFTVLAWVPERRALRRVHTSHPAEYPVGGEKTVEVAQGWLATCIEGRKPFFGPDRAAVREVFADHELIEGLGCGAIINVPVVDEGEVLGVLNILDAEGAYDEESVAVAESLALLAAPALRGGAR, encoded by the coding sequence GTGACCGTGCTGGAGGAACTGGAGTCACGAGTGCGGAAGGAACTGGGCGTGCGGCTCTTCACCGTGCTGGCCTGGGTGCCGGAACGGCGGGCGCTGCGCCGCGTCCACACGAGCCATCCCGCTGAATATCCCGTCGGCGGGGAGAAGACCGTGGAGGTCGCGCAGGGCTGGCTGGCCACGTGCATCGAGGGACGCAAGCCGTTCTTCGGGCCGGACCGGGCGGCGGTGCGAGAGGTGTTCGCCGATCATGAGCTGATCGAGGGCCTGGGCTGCGGGGCCATCATCAACGTGCCGGTGGTCGACGAGGGCGAGGTGCTGGGCGTGCTCAACATCCTCGACGCCGAGGGCGCCTACGACGAGGAGTCGGTCGCCGTGGCCGAGTCCCTTGCGCTGCTCGCGGCGCCTGCCCTGCGCGGGGGTGCGCGATGA
- a CDS encoding MFS transporter produces MTLLARLDRLPLSRPHYLLLLIGGLGYTFDGMDSAVVAFLLPSAQEAWGLNNGQLGLIGSATPFGFLFGAATAGLLGDRIGRKKVMMYALAFYAVFSVVAAFAPNYEVFLASRVLAGAGAGAESAIIAPFLSEFVPANRRGWFIGALAGFFSFGFVMAALIGRFVVPTMEDGWRVAQVITALPIVMLLWWRRSLPESPRFLLQHGRVDEAEAVVSDLERRVERATGHPLPPVPESATPPATSTPKVNLLSALRYLWSPVMAKRTAVIWLIWFVITFSYYGFFSWIPTLLVQRGITVTKSFEFSIIIYLAQVPGYFSAAWLSERLDRKNTIALYLSGSAVSAFWLSQMDSPVTITLAGAVLSFFLNGTYAGVYSYTPEVFPTWIRATGTGLSSAFGRVGSILAPTIIGLSAASLGFAGVFGLTTAVLVAGVICVVVFGLSTAGRSLEELTEPAKEGAQ; encoded by the coding sequence ATGACCTTGTTGGCCCGGCTGGACCGGCTCCCCCTGAGCCGGCCGCACTACCTCCTCCTTCTGATCGGCGGCCTCGGCTACACGTTCGACGGCATGGACTCGGCCGTGGTCGCCTTCCTGCTGCCGAGCGCGCAGGAAGCCTGGGGCCTGAACAACGGCCAGCTGGGTCTGATCGGGTCCGCGACCCCGTTCGGGTTCCTCTTCGGCGCGGCCACCGCCGGGCTGCTCGGCGACCGCATCGGCCGCAAGAAGGTCATGATGTACGCGCTCGCGTTCTATGCCGTCTTCTCCGTGGTCGCCGCGTTCGCGCCCAACTACGAGGTGTTCCTGGCGAGCCGGGTGCTGGCCGGAGCCGGCGCGGGCGCGGAGAGTGCGATCATCGCGCCGTTCCTCTCGGAGTTCGTGCCGGCCAACCGGCGTGGGTGGTTCATCGGCGCGCTGGCCGGGTTCTTCTCCTTCGGGTTCGTCATGGCCGCGTTGATCGGGCGGTTCGTGGTGCCGACGATGGAGGACGGCTGGCGGGTGGCGCAGGTGATCACCGCGCTGCCGATCGTGATGTTGTTGTGGTGGCGCCGATCATTGCCGGAGTCACCGCGGTTCCTGCTGCAACACGGCCGGGTGGACGAGGCCGAGGCGGTGGTGTCCGACCTCGAACGCCGCGTCGAGCGGGCCACGGGCCATCCGCTGCCGCCGGTGCCCGAGTCCGCCACGCCGCCCGCGACCAGCACTCCCAAGGTGAACCTGCTCAGCGCGCTGCGCTACCTGTGGAGCCCGGTCATGGCCAAGCGGACCGCCGTCATCTGGCTGATCTGGTTCGTGATCACGTTCTCGTACTACGGGTTCTTCTCCTGGATTCCGACGCTGCTCGTGCAGCGCGGCATCACGGTGACGAAGAGCTTCGAGTTCTCGATCATCATTTACCTGGCGCAGGTCCCCGGCTACTTCTCGGCGGCCTGGTTGTCGGAGCGGCTGGACCGCAAGAACACGATCGCGCTCTACCTGTCCGGGTCCGCGGTCAGCGCGTTCTGGCTGTCGCAGATGGACTCGCCGGTCACGATCACGCTGGCGGGCGCGGTGTTGTCGTTCTTCCTCAACGGCACGTACGCGGGCGTCTACTCCTACACGCCCGAGGTGTTCCCCACCTGGATCCGCGCCACGGGGACCGGGCTGTCGAGTGCGTTCGGGCGGGTGGGCAGCATCCTCGCGCCGACGATCATCGGCCTGTCCGCCGCCAGCCTGGGCTTCGCGGGGGTGTTCGGGCTGACCACGGCGGTCCTGGTGGCGGGCGTCATCTGCGTGGTGGTGTTCGGCCTGTCCACGGCCGGGCGATCGCTGGAAGAGCTGACCGAGCCGGCCAAGGAGGGTGCCCAGTGA